One genomic segment of Kordiimonas sp. SCSIO 12603 includes these proteins:
- a CDS encoding thiamine pyrophosphate-dependent dehydrogenase E1 component subunit alpha, which translates to MQNKLAQVFKKSVEIRVFESMIASLADEGKVPGLVHLCNGAEILQSAVCLALNGITDSVTGSHRSHGLALAMGADPYKVASEILGKADGLSAGMGGTQHLLAPEVGFLSSNGIVGGQVPMASGAALSAKVLKTGGIGVTFFGDGAANQGAVLETMNLAVALQLPMLFVLENNGFGQSTSAEFASGGVSLLKRAEGFGLQTYALDGVDAEGCIEKVETVVTSIKAGEGPVFIEASVPRLAGHYHGERAAYLSDCEGQTDPLKILNDHIGDISEGVWRETEALMTDVMKRASAAPIPSPDLLRKFHTEMGGQA; encoded by the coding sequence ATGCAGAATAAGCTGGCACAAGTCTTTAAAAAGTCAGTGGAAATAAGGGTTTTTGAATCCATGATTGCTTCCCTTGCAGATGAAGGGAAGGTACCTGGTCTTGTACATCTTTGTAATGGGGCGGAAATCCTGCAAAGTGCTGTATGTTTGGCACTTAACGGTATAACTGATTCTGTAACGGGTTCTCACCGTAGTCATGGTCTTGCACTTGCTATGGGGGCTGATCCTTACAAGGTAGCATCTGAAATCCTCGGTAAAGCAGATGGCTTGTCTGCCGGTATGGGCGGTACGCAGCATCTATTGGCCCCGGAAGTAGGCTTTCTTTCCAGTAACGGTATTGTTGGCGGGCAGGTGCCAATGGCGTCCGGAGCTGCTCTTTCTGCGAAAGTGCTCAAGACAGGCGGCATTGGTGTTACTTTCTTCGGGGATGGAGCCGCGAACCAGGGCGCAGTTCTTGAAACTATGAATTTGGCTGTAGCACTTCAATTGCCGATGCTTTTCGTACTTGAAAATAATGGTTTTGGGCAAAGCACATCTGCCGAGTTTGCTTCGGGCGGCGTTTCACTTCTTAAGCGAGCTGAAGGGTTTGGTCTTCAAACTTATGCATTAGATGGCGTTGATGCTGAAGGCTGCATAGAGAAGGTTGAAACTGTAGTGACATCTATAAAAGCTGGTGAAGGCCCTGTCTTTATTGAAGCCTCAGTACCAAGGCTAGCAGGGCATTACCATGGTGAAAGGGCTGCTTATCTCTCTGATTGTGAAGGACAAACAGACCCGCTTAAAATTTTGAATGATCATATCGGCGATATATCAGAGGGTGTCTGGCGAGAAACTGAAGCCCTTATGACAGATGTGATGAAGCGTGCTTCTGCGGCGCCAATACCTTCCCCGGATTTACTTCGCAAGTTCCATACTGAGATGGGAGGGCAAGCGTAA
- the sufB gene encoding Fe-S cluster assembly protein SufB codes for MAATVETKQQVEEMAEQYKYGFVTDVEMDMAPKGLSEEVVRFISAKKNEPEWMLEWRLKAYRAWLKMEEPDWARVDYPKIDYNDIYYYAAPKSQDKPKSLDEVDPELLRTYEKLGIPLREQEVLAGVEGAAKVAVDAVFDSVSVATTFREELKKAGVIFMSISEAVHEYPELVKKYLGTVVPQRDNYFAALNCAVFSDGTFVYIPKGVRCPMELSTYFRINAENTGQFERTLIVADDDSYVSYLEGCTAPMRDENQLHAAVVELIAHDNAEIKYSTVQNWYPGDKDGKGGIYNFVTKRALCKGKNSKVSWTQVETGSAVTWKYPSCVLAGDGSVGEFYSVAVTNNYQQADTGTKMIHQGKNTSSTIISKGISAGKSHNTYRGLVKVMSGADNVRNYTQCDSLLVSSECGAHTVPYIEVKNPTAQIEHEATTSKISDDQLFYCRARGFDEEEAVAMIVNGFCKEVMQHLPMEFAVEAQKLLGISLEGSVG; via the coding sequence GTGGCTGCAACAGTAGAAACCAAACAACAAGTCGAGGAAATGGCCGAACAGTATAAGTACGGCTTTGTTACCGACGTTGAAATGGACATGGCACCAAAAGGGCTTTCTGAAGAGGTAGTAAGATTTATCTCTGCCAAGAAAAACGAGCCTGAATGGATGCTGGAATGGCGCCTGAAGGCTTACCGTGCATGGCTTAAGATGGAAGAACCTGATTGGGCGCGCGTTGATTACCCAAAGATCGACTATAACGATATTTATTATTATGCGGCTCCAAAAAGCCAGGATAAACCAAAAAGCCTTGATGAGGTTGATCCTGAACTGCTGCGTACATATGAAAAGTTAGGTATCCCACTTCGTGAACAGGAAGTGCTTGCTGGCGTTGAAGGCGCAGCCAAAGTCGCTGTTGACGCAGTGTTTGATAGCGTGTCTGTAGCGACCACCTTCCGTGAAGAACTGAAGAAAGCTGGCGTGATTTTCATGTCTATTTCCGAAGCTGTTCACGAATATCCTGAACTTGTGAAGAAATATCTGGGCACTGTGGTACCGCAGCGCGATAACTATTTCGCTGCACTCAACTGCGCTGTATTTTCAGACGGTACGTTTGTTTACATTCCAAAAGGCGTTCGCTGCCCGATGGAGCTGAGCACATATTTCCGTATTAATGCAGAAAACACAGGCCAGTTCGAACGCACACTGATTGTCGCAGACGACGATTCTTACGTATCATATCTTGAAGGCTGTACGGCCCCAATGCGCGACGAAAACCAACTGCATGCCGCAGTCGTAGAGCTTATCGCCCACGATAACGCGGAAATTAAGTACTCAACCGTTCAGAACTGGTACCCAGGAGACAAGGACGGTAAAGGCGGTATTTATAACTTCGTGACCAAGCGGGCGCTTTGTAAAGGTAAGAATTCAAAGGTTAGCTGGACACAGGTTGAAACAGGTTCTGCTGTAACTTGGAAATACCCAAGCTGTGTACTTGCAGGCGACGGTTCTGTAGGTGAATTCTACTCGGTTGCGGTAACAAACAATTACCAGCAGGCCGATACAGGCACCAAGATGATCCACCAAGGCAAAAACACCAGCTCTACAATCATCTCCAAAGGTATCTCTGCGGGTAAATCTCACAACACATACCGCGGTTTGGTGAAAGTAATGTCTGGCGCTGATAATGTGCGCAACTACACACAATGTGATTCGCTTTTGGTTTCTTCAGAGTGCGGTGCCCACACTGTACCTTACATTGAAGTTAAAAACCCAACGGCGCAAATTGAACACGAAGCAACCACTTCAAAGATCTCTGACGACCAGCTTTTCTACTGTCGAGCCCGTGGTTTCGACGAAGAAGAGGCTGTTGCAATGATCGTTAACGGTTTCTGTAAAGAAGTTATGCAACACTTGCCTATGGAATTTGCTGTAGAGGCACAAAAGCTTCTCGGTATTTCTCTGGAAGGCAGCGTGGGCTAA
- a CDS encoding cytochrome b/b6 domain-containing protein codes for MNKIKLWDGAVRVFHWSLALLFGLSLYSAFQDKFGIYADMHYYSGVAIIGLVLWRILWGFVGSDTARFAFFLKGPSGVRSYLKGDNSHIGHNPLGGWSVILMLLALFVQAVLGLFSSDGMLFGGPFSVYANDSNAITNIHEYLGYGLMGLIGLHILAVLFYELIKKQKLIMPMLTGWAKVVNRDLSLKGGSIMLAITMAVAVALLLYWYIPAYQ; via the coding sequence ATGAATAAGATCAAACTATGGGACGGTGCGGTTAGGGTTTTTCACTGGTCCCTTGCGCTGTTGTTTGGTCTGTCACTTTATTCTGCGTTTCAGGACAAGTTCGGTATCTATGCCGATATGCATTATTATTCCGGTGTTGCCATCATTGGTCTTGTGTTGTGGCGTATTCTTTGGGGCTTTGTTGGAAGTGATACAGCGCGCTTTGCGTTCTTCCTAAAAGGACCATCAGGCGTTAGGTCATATCTAAAGGGTGATAACAGCCATATTGGGCATAACCCTCTTGGAGGGTGGTCAGTTATTCTGATGTTGCTTGCACTATTTGTTCAAGCGGTTCTTGGCTTGTTTTCATCAGATGGCATGTTGTTCGGCGGGCCGTTTAGTGTTTATGCGAACGACAGTAATGCCATTACGAATATCCATGAATATCTGGGATATGGTCTCATGGGGCTTATTGGCCTGCATATCTTGGCTGTACTTTTTTATGAATTAATAAAGAAACAGAAACTGATCATGCCAATGCTTACTGGCTGGGCGAAGGTAGTTAATCGTGACCTTAGTTTGAAAGGCGGGTCTATAATGCTTGCAATAACGATGGCTGTGGCCGTTGCTTTGCTGCTCTATTGGTATATCCCTGCTTATCAATAA
- a CDS encoding ABC transporter permease — protein MQSDVQKNYSELGARSIGTVNWLGLWTLYVRESRRFMKVWSQTLAAPAVTTILFMVIFSLALGGDGRMIAGMPYNQFLAPGLMVMAMLQNAFANTSSSILIAKVQGNIVDTLMPPLSSIELTVGYLAGGVTRGLLVGAFVGAAFVLMPGITMEVQHVWAVIYFAVSASAMLALIGVLTGVWAEKFDHSAAITNFVIAPLSLLSGTFYSVERLSDGWQVFSSINPFFYMIDGFRYGFIDRADSDLTTGILYTLVINIVLTIAVYRVFKKGYRLKA, from the coding sequence GTGCAGTCAGACGTACAAAAAAACTATAGCGAACTGGGCGCTAGGTCGATTGGAACCGTAAATTGGCTTGGTTTATGGACTCTATATGTTCGCGAGTCGCGCCGATTCATGAAGGTGTGGTCACAGACGCTGGCAGCTCCTGCTGTAACCACAATTCTCTTTATGGTGATTTTTTCTCTGGCGCTTGGTGGTGATGGCCGCATGATTGCTGGTATGCCTTATAACCAGTTCCTTGCGCCGGGTTTGATGGTTATGGCGATGCTTCAAAATGCTTTTGCCAATACTTCTTCTTCAATTTTGATTGCCAAAGTTCAAGGCAATATTGTTGATACCCTTATGCCGCCGCTTTCTTCGATTGAACTTACGGTTGGTTATCTGGCTGGCGGCGTGACACGCGGCCTTCTTGTTGGTGCCTTTGTAGGTGCTGCGTTTGTTCTTATGCCGGGCATCACGATGGAAGTGCAGCACGTGTGGGCAGTGATCTATTTCGCTGTATCGGCAAGTGCAATGCTGGCGCTTATCGGTGTGCTGACAGGTGTTTGGGCAGAAAAGTTTGACCACTCTGCGGCGATAACCAATTTTGTTATCGCACCGCTCAGCCTTCTGTCTGGAACTTTCTATTCTGTTGAACGTTTGAGCGATGGTTGGCAGGTGTTTTCCAGTATTAACCCGTTCTTCTATATGATTGATGGTTTCCGGTATGGTTTCATTGACCGTGCGGATAGCGATCTCACAACAGGTATTCTTTACACACTCGTCATTAATATTGTTCTTACAATCGCCGTATACCGAGTGTTTAAAAAGGGATACCGCCTAAAAGCGTAA
- a CDS encoding alpha-ketoacid dehydrogenase subunit beta, translated as MMLSISEALNKAHHQLMEADERVIVMGEDIVGGAGLGKGEGLGGVFGVTSGLVDKFGANRVIDTPISETAFVGMGIGSAMTGLKPIVEVMFCDFMGVCFDQIFNQAAKVRLLSGGRISMPMVIRTTLGAGDSSGAMHSQALHGLLATVPGLKVACPSNPADAAGLLKTALEDNDPVILMEHKGLYSLEGEVADDLPLIPLGEGQVIREGCDITIVAVSRMVHVANQVADVLAQDGVEVEIIDPRTIMPLDMNLILKSVQKTGKLLVVDESFGFAEMVISRVSEEGFGALKAAPKKVIPLHTPIPYAPDLEQEWLPSKAQVVTAVKELVGE; from the coding sequence ATGATGCTTTCAATCTCTGAAGCTCTGAATAAGGCGCATCACCAGCTTATGGAAGCTGATGAACGTGTGATAGTGATGGGGGAAGATATCGTAGGTGGCGCTGGCCTCGGTAAAGGCGAAGGTCTTGGCGGAGTGTTCGGTGTAACTTCCGGCCTTGTAGATAAATTTGGTGCAAACCGGGTGATTGATACTCCTATCTCGGAAACTGCTTTTGTGGGTATGGGAATCGGTAGCGCCATGACAGGCCTGAAGCCGATTGTAGAGGTGATGTTCTGTGATTTCATGGGGGTTTGTTTTGATCAGATATTTAATCAGGCCGCCAAAGTAAGGCTTCTGTCTGGTGGCCGTATATCTATGCCAATGGTGATCAGAACTACGCTGGGGGCTGGTGACAGTTCAGGTGCGATGCACAGCCAGGCTTTACATGGTTTACTGGCGACTGTTCCGGGATTAAAGGTGGCTTGTCCAAGCAACCCGGCTGACGCTGCTGGATTGTTGAAAACGGCACTTGAGGACAATGATCCTGTTATTCTTATGGAACATAAAGGGTTATACAGCCTTGAAGGTGAAGTAGCAGATGATTTACCGCTCATTCCACTTGGTGAAGGACAAGTGATCAGAGAAGGTTGCGATATAACCATTGTCGCAGTTTCTCGTATGGTTCATGTGGCTAATCAAGTAGCTGACGTTTTGGCCCAAGATGGGGTTGAAGTAGAGATCATTGATCCGCGTACTATCATGCCTCTCGATATGAATTTAATTCTAAAAAGTGTTCAGAAAACCGGAAAGCTTCTGGTGGTTGATGAAAGTTTTGGCTTTGCTGAAATGGTCATCTCTAGAGTAAGCGAAGAAGGATTCGGAGCCTTGAAAGCGGCGCCGAAAAAAGTAATCCCTCTTCACACTCCAATTCCTTATGCACCTGATCTGGAACAAGAATGGTTGCCGTCAAAGGCACAAGTTGTTACGGCTGTTAAGGAGCTTGTGGGAGAATAA
- a CDS encoding Hsp33 family molecular chaperone HslO produces the protein MTETPIVVKDPEGSRDNEVRPFQIEGMDVRGRAVRFGTVVDQILKAHDYPEPVARILGEMLVLTGMLGSIMKFDGIVTLQTKSAGPIPMMVADYERREDGIGRVRGYADIDQQKLSTFGKNPSFQGMIGSKGGYLALTIDQGDKMDRYQGIVELKGETLAEVARNYFQNSEQTPTEIRLNCDKDPVSGNWRAGGLMVQHLARGEVGQERILDRETQEHWDRASILMSSVKSEELLDPQLDLDQLLYRLYNEDGVRVFESSTMAHQCRCSRERLQTVLQGFSDEDIADMTKENGKIDVNCQFCNTTYYFLPEETRAS, from the coding sequence ATGACTGAAACACCGATTGTTGTGAAAGACCCGGAAGGTAGCCGGGATAATGAAGTTCGTCCGTTCCAGATTGAGGGAATGGATGTGCGTGGCCGCGCAGTGCGTTTTGGTACTGTGGTGGACCAGATTTTGAAAGCTCATGACTACCCTGAGCCTGTTGCTCGTATTCTTGGCGAAATGCTGGTGCTTACTGGTATGCTGGGTTCCATCATGAAATTTGATGGTATTGTAACCTTGCAAACCAAATCAGCGGGCCCGATCCCCATGATGGTTGCGGATTATGAGCGCCGTGAAGATGGTATTGGTCGGGTGCGTGGCTATGCAGATATTGATCAGCAAAAGCTTTCTACATTTGGTAAAAACCCTAGCTTCCAGGGCATGATTGGGAGCAAAGGTGGCTATCTGGCGCTGACCATCGATCAAGGTGATAAGATGGATCGTTATCAAGGCATTGTTGAGCTGAAAGGCGAAACACTGGCTGAAGTAGCGCGTAACTATTTCCAGAATAGTGAGCAGACACCTACAGAAATTCGTTTGAATTGCGATAAAGACCCTGTTTCCGGTAACTGGCGTGCAGGCGGCCTTATGGTGCAGCATTTGGCGCGCGGTGAAGTGGGGCAGGAACGTATCCTGGACCGTGAAACTCAGGAGCATTGGGACCGGGCATCCATCCTGATGTCTAGTGTGAAATCAGAAGAACTTCTTGATCCGCAACTCGATCTCGACCAGCTCCTATACCGTCTTTATAACGAAGATGGTGTGCGTGTGTTTGAATCGTCTACCATGGCGCACCAATGTCGTTGTTCCCGCGAACGCCTGCAGACTGTTCTTCAAGGTTTCTCGGATGAAGATATCGCAGATATGACCAAAGAGAACGGCAAGATTGATGTAAATTGCCAGTTCTGCAATACCACATATTATTTCTTGCCCGAAGAAACGCGCGCTAGCTAA
- a CDS encoding SUF system Fe-S cluster assembly regulator: protein MIRLTKLADYAVILMCEMSHSDARLSAQDLSASTGIPVPTVSKILNLLGRADLLVSHRGLKGGFALSRSADEITVGGIIEAIDGPIALTMCSESKEGGCECSFDDVCSLRPRWQLINSAVKGALDGVSLSSIAEPAFGGVMQPGPPASLKLAK, encoded by the coding sequence ATGATCAGGCTCACAAAACTGGCAGACTATGCCGTTATATTAATGTGTGAAATGTCACATTCTGATGCTCGGCTCAGCGCGCAGGATTTATCTGCGAGCACAGGCATTCCTGTACCAACTGTTTCTAAAATCCTGAATCTTTTGGGGCGAGCTGACCTGCTTGTCTCTCATCGCGGCTTAAAGGGTGGTTTTGCGCTATCACGTTCCGCAGATGAAATTACGGTTGGCGGTATTATCGAAGCCATCGATGGCCCGATTGCCCTGACTATGTGCAGCGAAAGCAAAGAAGGCGGCTGTGAATGCAGTTTTGATGACGTTTGTTCTTTGCGCCCTCGCTGGCAGCTTATCAATAGCGCCGTAAAAGGGGCACTTGACGGTGTATCGCTTTCCTCAATCGCAGAACCTGCGTTTGGTGGTGTGATGCAGCCCGGGCCTCCAGCCTCTCTTAAGCTGGCAAAATAA
- a CDS encoding aspartate aminotransferase family protein: protein MITPVMPTYARQPVAFERGEGMYLYDTDGKKYLDFYSGIGVMCLGHSHPTLVNALAEQGKKLWHTANTYQIPGGERLAQRLVDASCADTVFFTNSGAESTELCIKMVRKYHHDKGNAGKYRLITFASAFHGRTLAGIAAAGQEKLTKGFEPLPDGFDVVPFCDLDAVKAAIGPNTGGIMIEPVQGEGGIRPIPAEVMQELRKICDDNGLLFVCDEIQCGMGRTGKLFAHEWSDVKADIIACAKGIGGGFPLGAVLATEDAASGMVVGSHGTTYGGNPLAMAVGNAVLDEMLKPGFLEHSKEMGDKLQGRLAALQQKHPTLIEEVRGSGLMAGIRVPSIPTRDIVTDLIGRGLLPAVAGDMVVRMLPPLIIDDSHLDEAIEILDACLTDFASKAE from the coding sequence GTGATTACACCAGTAATGCCAACCTACGCTCGCCAACCTGTCGCTTTTGAGCGTGGCGAAGGCATGTATCTGTATGACACTGATGGCAAAAAATACCTGGACTTCTATTCAGGTATTGGCGTTATGTGTCTTGGCCATTCACATCCAACACTTGTGAATGCGCTTGCTGAACAAGGTAAGAAACTATGGCATACAGCCAATACTTACCAGATCCCTGGTGGTGAACGTCTTGCACAGCGTCTGGTGGATGCAAGCTGCGCTGATACTGTTTTCTTCACAAACTCAGGCGCTGAATCAACGGAGCTTTGTATCAAGATGGTGCGTAAATACCACCACGATAAAGGCAATGCTGGTAAATACCGTTTGATCACATTCGCATCTGCTTTCCACGGCCGTACTCTTGCGGGTATCGCGGCGGCTGGTCAGGAAAAACTGACAAAAGGTTTTGAGCCACTGCCAGACGGTTTTGATGTTGTACCATTCTGTGATCTGGATGCTGTGAAAGCGGCAATTGGTCCGAACACTGGTGGTATTATGATTGAGCCAGTGCAAGGTGAAGGCGGTATCCGCCCAATTCCGGCTGAAGTGATGCAGGAACTTCGTAAAATCTGTGATGACAACGGCCTTCTATTTGTATGTGATGAAATCCAGTGTGGCATGGGCCGTACGGGTAAGCTGTTTGCGCACGAATGGTCTGACGTGAAAGCGGATATCATTGCATGTGCGAAGGGTATTGGCGGCGGCTTCCCGCTTGGTGCTGTACTTGCAACAGAAGATGCTGCGTCAGGCATGGTTGTTGGTTCCCACGGCACAACATACGGCGGTAACCCGCTTGCAATGGCTGTTGGTAATGCTGTTCTTGATGAAATGCTGAAGCCTGGTTTCCTTGAGCATTCAAAAGAAATGGGTGACAAACTTCAGGGCCGCCTTGCTGCGCTTCAACAGAAGCACCCAACACTGATTGAGGAAGTGCGTGGTTCTGGCCTAATGGCTGGTATTCGAGTGCCGTCTATCCCAACACGCGATATCGTAACTGATTTGATTGGTCGTGGTCTATTGCCTGCTGTTGCTGGTGATATGGTCGTACGTATGCTGCCACCGCTGATTATTGATGACAGCCACCTTGATGAAGCAATTGAAATTCTTGATGCATGTCTCACAGATTTTGCGTCTAAGGCTGAATAA
- a CDS encoding class III extradiol ring-cleavage dioxygenase: MTELEKMPILFVSHGGGPLPLMGDIRHADMVETMQALKKKLPKPKAILMFSAHWEEKQVQVTGAEKPELIYDYYGFPKEAYEILYPTTGAPFLAASTHQILCDAGIDTIVNSERGFDHGMFVPLKLLFPEAGIPVVQISMHRNLDPEFHINLGKRMAELRRKGVMIIGSGMTFHNMRALRQRGRTENINKNRAFHRWLDQALKAPNISEEERASALSGWADAPHARYCHPREEHLLPVHVCYGAAQQPVSEIMPFDIFGYETRCYLWS, encoded by the coding sequence ATGACCGAACTGGAAAAAATGCCAATCTTATTTGTTTCCCATGGCGGTGGACCGTTGCCGTTGATGGGCGATATACGTCACGCAGATATGGTTGAAACCATGCAGGCTTTGAAGAAAAAGCTACCTAAACCCAAGGCTATTTTGATGTTCAGTGCGCACTGGGAAGAAAAACAAGTGCAGGTTACTGGCGCTGAAAAACCTGAATTAATCTATGATTACTACGGGTTTCCAAAAGAGGCGTACGAAATCCTGTATCCTACAACAGGAGCGCCCTTTTTAGCTGCAAGTACCCATCAAATACTGTGTGATGCTGGGATTGATACAATAGTTAATTCTGAAAGAGGGTTCGACCACGGCATGTTTGTACCCCTTAAGTTATTGTTTCCTGAAGCGGGTATCCCTGTTGTTCAAATTTCCATGCATAGGAACTTGGACCCTGAGTTCCATATTAATCTTGGGAAGCGTATGGCTGAATTGAGGCGCAAAGGGGTAATGATTATTGGCTCCGGTATGACATTCCATAATATGCGTGCCTTACGTCAAAGAGGGCGTACAGAAAACATAAATAAAAACAGAGCTTTCCACAGGTGGCTGGATCAAGCATTGAAAGCGCCAAATATTTCCGAAGAGGAAAGAGCTAGCGCCCTTTCAGGGTGGGCTGACGCACCTCACGCCAGATATTGTCACCCCAGAGAAGAACATCTTCTGCCTGTGCATGTTTGTTACGGTGCTGCTCAGCAGCCTGTTAGTGAAATAATGCCATTCGATATTTTTGGCTATGAAACCCGGTGCTATCTATGGTCTTGA
- the argF gene encoding ornithine carbamoyltransferase, with protein MSNASFNHFIDLRDIPAETLRHILDTAMKWKEARRGMPKGAVDQGAPLDGHTLAMIFEKSSTRTRVSFEMAMQQLGGKTVVLQGNNMQLGRGETIGDTAKVMSRYVDAIMIRANTHEAVLELADEGDVPVINALTDLSHPCQLMADVMTIEEHLGPIAGRKIAWVGDGNNVAASLIEAAVKFNFSLTIGCPLEYGPFDEVLDWAEEMGGDIKITDDPMLAVKGAEAVFTDTWVSMGDDKTGSRMRALEPFQVNSHLMAQALPDALFLHCLPAHRGEEVTNRVIDGPQSVVWDEAENRLHAQKAVLAWCLGKI; from the coding sequence ATGAGTAATGCGTCTTTTAACCATTTTATTGACCTTCGGGATATTCCTGCAGAAACCCTGCGCCATATCCTTGATACGGCCATGAAATGGAAAGAGGCGCGACGAGGTATGCCTAAAGGAGCGGTGGACCAAGGTGCACCGCTTGATGGTCATACGTTGGCGATGATTTTTGAAAAATCATCTACGCGTACCCGTGTAAGCTTTGAGATGGCGATGCAGCAGCTGGGCGGTAAAACCGTTGTATTGCAAGGCAATAATATGCAACTGGGCCGCGGTGAAACTATTGGTGATACCGCTAAGGTTATGAGCCGGTATGTTGATGCGATTATGATCCGCGCTAACACACATGAAGCCGTGCTTGAGCTGGCTGATGAAGGTGATGTGCCAGTTATTAATGCGCTCACCGATCTCTCGCACCCTTGCCAGCTTATGGCGGATGTGATGACGATTGAAGAACACCTTGGGCCGATCGCTGGTCGCAAGATCGCATGGGTGGGCGACGGTAATAATGTTGCAGCTTCTCTTATTGAAGCAGCTGTGAAGTTTAATTTCTCCCTTACCATCGGTTGTCCGCTTGAATACGGGCCATTTGATGAGGTTCTTGATTGGGCAGAGGAAATGGGCGGTGATATTAAAATCACCGATGATCCGATGCTTGCTGTAAAAGGCGCTGAGGCTGTATTCACTGATACTTGGGTTTCCATGGGGGATGATAAAACAGGCTCCCGTATGCGGGCCCTTGAACCTTTCCAGGTGAATAGCCACCTAATGGCGCAAGCTTTGCCGGATGCTTTGTTCCTGCACTGTTTGCCAGCACACCGCGGTGAGGAAGTAACCAACCGCGTAATCGACGGCCCGCAATCAGTTGTATGGGATGAAGCGGAAAACCGTCTCCATGCACAGAAAGCAGTTCTTGCATGGTGTCTTGGTAAAATATAA
- a CDS encoding GcrA family cell cycle regulator produces the protein MAWTEDRIEKLRQLWDEGLSASQIAAKLGEGVTRNAVIGKAHRLGLKSRPSPVKKDTDKKKAAPKRVAKKVDKKLVSLLDLTDRMCKWPIGHPGDDDFHFCGKPSEPGMPYCAGHCAEAYQAQPPRRDRAKPPRPPIM, from the coding sequence ATGGCCTGGACGGAAGACCGTATCGAAAAACTGAGACAGCTTTGGGATGAAGGCTTAAGCGCAAGCCAAATTGCAGCCAAGCTGGGTGAAGGCGTAACAAGAAACGCCGTTATCGGTAAGGCTCACAGGCTTGGTCTGAAATCGCGCCCGTCTCCTGTGAAAAAAGACACAGACAAGAAGAAGGCAGCGCCGAAGCGTGTAGCAAAGAAGGTTGATAAAAAGCTTGTCTCCCTTCTCGACCTCACAGACCGCATGTGTAAATGGCCGATCGGGCACCCAGGTGATGATGATTTCCACTTCTGCGGCAAACCATCGGAGCCAGGCATGCCATATTGTGCTGGCCACTGTGCCGAAGCATATCAGGCACAACCTCCACGCCGTGACCGCGCGAAACCACCGCGCCCGCCAATTATGTAA
- a CDS encoding cytochrome c: MKSVVIKAMIAASCISAASFASSFEQEEKRFPESQYRHDVMEMSKLSLSGILQHFRGQANHEGHIAELADMMAKSAALSKATFAKDTRGMEGHTEAKDKIWDNWEDFASRMDAYAADTKAFAEAAKTGDPAVMRPAFGKAVKNCKSCHDEYRK, from the coding sequence GTGAAATCAGTAGTAATTAAGGCCATGATCGCCGCGTCATGTATATCCGCAGCGTCTTTCGCATCCAGTTTTGAACAGGAAGAAAAGAGATTCCCAGAATCTCAGTACCGTCATGATGTGATGGAGATGTCCAAACTTTCGCTTTCCGGTATCCTCCAGCATTTCCGAGGACAGGCAAACCATGAAGGCCATATTGCTGAACTCGCTGATATGATGGCAAAATCTGCTGCACTTTCAAAAGCTACTTTTGCAAAAGACACGCGCGGCATGGAAGGTCACACTGAAGCAAAAGATAAAATTTGGGATAACTGGGAAGATTTCGCGTCACGCATGGATGCTTATGCGGCAGACACAAAAGCCTTTGCAGAAGCTGCAAAAACTGGCGATCCCGCTGTTATGCGTCCAGCTTTTGGTAAAGCCGTTAAAAACTGCAAAAGCTGCCACGACGAATACCGCAAGTAG